A portion of the Sphingobacterium spiritivorum genome contains these proteins:
- a CDS encoding acyl-CoA dehydrogenase family protein → MFDKIKNMMGLMKSIDLEQIEKISKKIDLKQVMEAISKMDDKQLQAVTKMLTGGGKKKELPPINGDFYDIDAKLGPEDRALQLKVRSFMETEIKPIVNNYWLRDEFPFEIIPKFAALNIAGYTYEGYGCAGGTSLMEGVVAAEIARVDASIATFFGVQSGLAMGSIYICGSEEQKQEWLPKMQKMEVIGAFGLTEPEVGSGAAGGLTTTCQKTEQGWVLNGQKKWIGNSTFSDITIVWARDLDDGEVKGFIVRKDTPGFEVEKIKGKMALRIVQNGLITMTNCVVAEADRLQNANSFKDTAKVLQMTRAGVAWMAVGCARGAYENALDYTRQRKQFGKPIAAFQLIQNHLVEMLSNLTAMQTLVFRLSELQDAGQLKDEHASLAKVFCSLRTRDIVSKAREVMGGNGILLEYNVARFLADAEAIYSYEGTKEINSLIVGRSITGFSAFV, encoded by the coding sequence ATGTTTGATAAAATAAAAAATATGATGGGCCTGATGAAGTCTATCGATCTGGAACAAATTGAAAAAATATCAAAGAAGATAGATCTGAAACAGGTAATGGAGGCTATCTCTAAAATGGATGATAAGCAATTGCAGGCTGTAACCAAAATGCTGACCGGAGGAGGTAAGAAGAAGGAGCTTCCGCCGATCAATGGGGATTTTTATGATATTGATGCCAAATTAGGTCCGGAGGATCGTGCACTTCAGCTGAAAGTGCGCTCTTTTATGGAGACGGAGATCAAGCCAATCGTCAACAATTACTGGTTAAGAGATGAATTTCCTTTTGAGATCATTCCCAAGTTTGCCGCTCTGAATATCGCCGGATATACATATGAAGGATATGGCTGTGCAGGAGGAACTTCCCTTATGGAAGGTGTTGTTGCAGCTGAGATCGCGCGGGTAGATGCTTCTATCGCTACTTTTTTCGGGGTGCAGAGTGGTCTGGCAATGGGATCAATTTATATCTGTGGTTCAGAGGAACAGAAACAGGAATGGCTGCCGAAGATGCAGAAGATGGAGGTGATCGGTGCTTTTGGCCTGACGGAGCCGGAAGTAGGGTCGGGAGCTGCAGGTGGTCTGACTACAACCTGCCAGAAGACAGAACAGGGCTGGGTACTCAACGGGCAGAAAAAGTGGATCGGTAATTCTACCTTTTCGGATATTACGATTGTGTGGGCCCGTGATCTGGATGACGGAGAAGTCAAAGGATTTATTGTACGGAAGGATACACCCGGATTTGAAGTAGAGAAGATAAAGGGTAAAATGGCTCTGCGTATCGTGCAGAATGGCTTGATTACGATGACAAACTGTGTGGTAGCAGAAGCTGACCGTTTGCAGAATGCCAACTCTTTTAAAGATACGGCCAAGGTGTTGCAGATGACACGTGCTGGTGTGGCCTGGATGGCTGTAGGTTGTGCGCGTGGTGCATATGAAAATGCGCTGGACTATACCCGTCAGCGTAAGCAGTTTGGTAAACCTATTGCCGCATTTCAGCTTATTCAGAACCATCTGGTAGAAATGTTGTCCAATCTCACCGCGATGCAGACACTTGTATTCCGGTTGTCTGAATTACAGGATGCCGGACAGCTAAAAGATGAACATGCTTCTCTGGCAAAAGTCTTCTGTTCGCTGCGGACGCGCGATATCGTATCCAAGGCCCGGGAAGTCATGGGAGGAAATGGTATTTTATTAGAATATAATGTGGCTCGTTTTCTGGCTGATGCTGAGGCTATTTATTCGTATGAGGGTACCAAAGAGATCAATTCTCTGATCGTCGGAAGAAGTATTACAGGGTTCAGTGCATTTGTTTAG
- the purB gene encoding adenylosuccinate lyase, with the protein MALSSLTAVSPVDGRYYNATNELSAYFSEFALIKYRVLVEIEYFIALTGSGIPQLQHFDGSLNEKLRALYLNFTPEDAQWIKDKEKITNHDVKAVEYFIKDKFEQFGLHDSLEFIHFGLTSQDINNTAIPYSWKEAIEKSYTPAIQELVNELTALSKEWTAIPMLARTHGQPASPTKLGKEIKVFVERIEKQLQLLNAVPYSAKFGGATGNFNAHQIAYPNQNWVDFGNNFVNNILGLDRSQTTTQIEHYDNFAASCDALKRINNIIIDLCRDIWTYISMEYFKQKITAGQIGSSAMPHKVNPIDFENAEGNLGMANAIFEHLAAKLPVSRLQRDLTDSTVLRNIGVPFAHTLIAIKSTLRGLRKLILNEKALQDDLNNNWAVVAEAIQTVLRREGYPQPYEALKDLTRTNTHVTQDTIAVFVENLNVSEAVKAELKAISPSNYTGVEL; encoded by the coding sequence ATGGCTTTATCTTCTTTAACAGCGGTGTCTCCTGTAGACGGCCGTTACTATAATGCTACCAACGAACTATCTGCATATTTTTCTGAATTTGCACTGATCAAATACCGTGTACTGGTAGAAATCGAATACTTTATTGCATTGACGGGTTCCGGCATTCCACAATTACAACATTTTGACGGATCATTAAATGAAAAATTAAGAGCGTTATACCTCAACTTCACGCCGGAAGATGCGCAGTGGATCAAGGATAAAGAAAAGATCACTAACCATGACGTCAAAGCTGTAGAATACTTTATTAAAGACAAATTTGAGCAGTTCGGTCTGCACGATTCTCTTGAGTTTATTCACTTTGGGCTGACTTCTCAGGACATTAATAATACCGCCATTCCATATTCTTGGAAAGAAGCAATCGAGAAAAGCTATACTCCTGCTATTCAGGAATTGGTAAATGAACTGACAGCTCTATCGAAAGAATGGACAGCTATTCCGATGCTGGCACGTACGCACGGACAACCGGCCTCTCCAACCAAATTGGGAAAAGAGATCAAAGTATTCGTAGAGCGTATAGAAAAACAACTTCAGTTATTAAATGCGGTGCCATATTCAGCTAAATTCGGAGGTGCTACCGGTAATTTCAACGCACACCAGATTGCTTATCCTAACCAAAACTGGGTGGACTTCGGAAATAATTTTGTAAACAATATCTTAGGATTAGACCGTTCACAAACCACTACACAAATTGAGCATTATGACAATTTTGCGGCAAGCTGTGATGCCTTGAAACGCATCAATAATATTATCATCGATCTGTGCAGAGATATCTGGACATATATTTCGATGGAATATTTCAAACAAAAGATTACTGCAGGACAAATTGGTTCATCGGCTATGCCTCATAAAGTAAATCCTATTGACTTTGAAAATGCAGAAGGTAATCTGGGTATGGCTAATGCCATTTTTGAACATCTGGCGGCGAAACTTCCTGTTTCACGTCTGCAACGCGACCTGACAGATTCTACGGTATTACGTAATATCGGAGTTCCGTTTGCACATACACTTATCGCAATCAAATCTACATTGAGAGGTTTACGTAAACTTATCTTAAATGAGAAAGCATTACAGGATGACCTTAACAACAACTGGGCTGTAGTCGCCGAAGCGATACAGACTGTACTGCGCCGTGAAGGATATCCGCAGCCATACGAAGCACTGAAGGATCTGACCCGTACAAATACACATGTCACACAAGACACTATTGCTGTATTTGTGGAGAACCTGAATGTCAGTGAAGCTGTAAAAGCAGAGTTAAAAGCAATTTCGCCATCTAACTATACCGGAGTAGAACTGTAA
- a CDS encoding NifU family protein, protein MATINVYTESTPNPATMKFLVNKLLINGSLDYPNKEKAQESPFAFELFKFNFVTGVFFASNFVTITKSDDVEWSDIEAILKDFVKGAVESELAVKEVHHDEDTNFEGTEVEVKIQQVLHDYVRPAVEQDGGAIHYKSFDNGIVTVELRGSCSGCPSSTITLKSGIEGLLKRMVPEVEEVVAEAM, encoded by the coding sequence ATGGCAACCATAAACGTATATACAGAAAGTACTCCTAATCCAGCAACTATGAAGTTTTTGGTCAATAAATTATTGATCAACGGCAGTCTGGATTATCCCAATAAAGAGAAAGCGCAGGAATCTCCATTTGCATTTGAACTCTTCAAGTTCAACTTCGTAACCGGAGTATTTTTTGCAAGCAACTTCGTGACTATCACCAAATCGGACGATGTGGAATGGAGTGATATTGAAGCTATTCTTAAAGATTTTGTAAAAGGAGCAGTAGAATCCGAACTTGCCGTAAAAGAAGTTCATCACGACGAGGACACTAATTTTGAAGGAACAGAAGTAGAAGTCAAGATCCAGCAGGTATTGCACGACTATGTACGTCCTGCAGTAGAACAGGATGGTGGAGCTATTCACTACAAATCGTTTGATAACGGAATTGTAACCGTAGAATTGCGCGGATCCTGCAGTGGCTGCCCGTCTTCTACTATCACACTAAAATCTGGTATTGAAGGCCTTCTGAAAAGAATGGTTCCGGAAGTAGAAGAAGTGGTTGCTGAAGCTATGTAA
- a CDS encoding response regulator transcription factor — protein MKYNILLVEDDEDFGFMLKQYLELSGLEVRLIAHPQEAEALLDQDFTFHLAILDVMMPYMSGFTLAQKILSRYPGFPFIFLTAKDQKIDKLTGLKIGADDYITKPCDPEELVLRIQNIVRRSQPILPVAEIKIGTYIFDRSNFLLIHPKETFRLTEREVNLLLYLWSQNKQLVTRDQILEQVWGTTDFFTGRSMDVFISRLRKYLSHDPELQINSVRGIGFDVRL, from the coding sequence ATGAAGTATAATATTTTATTAGTCGAGGACGATGAAGACTTTGGCTTTATGCTGAAGCAGTATCTGGAACTTTCCGGTCTGGAAGTAAGGCTCATTGCTCATCCACAGGAAGCAGAGGCTTTGCTGGATCAGGATTTTACCTTTCACCTGGCTATTCTGGATGTCATGATGCCTTATATGAGCGGCTTTACACTCGCACAAAAGATTCTTAGCCGGTATCCGGGATTTCCGTTTATCTTTCTGACCGCCAAGGATCAGAAGATAGATAAACTTACAGGACTTAAAATCGGAGCCGATGATTATATTACCAAGCCCTGCGATCCGGAGGAGCTTGTGCTGCGTATTCAGAATATTGTCCGCCGCAGCCAGCCGATATTGCCTGTTGCGGAAATAAAAATCGGAACCTACATATTTGACCGGTCTAATTTTCTGTTGATTCATCCGAAGGAAACTTTCCGGCTGACCGAACGCGAAGTGAATCTGCTCCTGTATCTATGGAGCCAAAACAAACAATTAGTGACGCGGGATCAGATACTGGAACAGGTGTGGGGGACTACGGATTTTTTTACAGGGAGAAGTATGGATGTATTTATCAGCCGCCTGCGTAAATATCTGAGCCATGATCCCGAATTACAGATTAACTCCGTGCGGGGAATTGGCTTCGATGTGAGGTTATAA